A stretch of Rhizobium sp. TH2 DNA encodes these proteins:
- a CDS encoding helix-turn-helix domain-containing protein, whose translation MKDAHRSGCPINLTLEILGDRWSLIVLRDMMFGNRRHFRELLSKSQEGIASNILADRLKRLVEEGLLSKVDDPSHKQKSIYSLTEMGIQLVPVFAAMGTWGRKFLAVSEELSIRAELLENGGPKMWEGFMEELRHLHLGAPAPERSVFGELRAAYEEVVARKQNEVAA comes from the coding sequence ATGAAAGACGCACATCGGTCGGGTTGTCCGATCAACCTGACGCTGGAAATCCTCGGTGATCGCTGGAGCCTCATCGTGCTGCGCGACATGATGTTCGGCAATCGCCGGCATTTTCGCGAACTGCTGTCGAAATCCCAGGAGGGCATTGCCTCCAACATCCTCGCCGACCGGCTCAAGCGGCTGGTGGAGGAGGGGCTGCTGAGCAAGGTCGACGATCCCAGCCACAAGCAGAAATCGATCTACAGCCTCACTGAGATGGGCATCCAGCTGGTGCCGGTCTTCGCGGCAATGGGCACGTGGGGCCGCAAGTTCCTGGCCGTTTCAGAAGAACTATCAATTCGCGCCGAGCTTCTGGAAAACGGCGGCCCAAAGATGTGGGAGGGCTTCATGGAAGAGCTTCGCCATCTGCATCTCGGCGCACCAGCGCCCGAGAGATCGGTGTTCGGGGAATTGCGCGCGGCGTACGAAGAAGTCGTGGCGAGAAAGCAGAACGAGGTTGCGGCGTAA
- a CDS encoding dihydrofolate reductase family protein has translation MAKLIAWNILSLDGFFEGEEKWDLELHNFAWGPELEKLSDEFGEKAAALVFGRVTYEGMRDYWTKSEPSTTTTYMNALPKLVASRTQKTSEWNNTVMTDDIEGEIARMRREDKKNSYIFGSAELTHSLMQAGLIDELMICYAPVAIGKGNPFFKGKVKVELIEAKGLAGGGVLVRYRPENVK, from the coding sequence ATGGCTAAGCTCATCGCATGGAACATCCTGTCGCTCGACGGCTTCTTCGAAGGCGAGGAGAAGTGGGATCTGGAACTGCACAATTTCGCCTGGGGTCCGGAGCTCGAGAAGTTGAGCGACGAATTCGGCGAGAAGGCCGCCGCCCTGGTCTTCGGCCGCGTGACCTATGAGGGCATGCGCGACTACTGGACCAAGTCCGAGCCTTCCACGACGACAACCTACATGAACGCCCTGCCGAAGCTGGTGGCATCCCGCACCCAGAAGACTTCGGAATGGAACAACACTGTCATGACCGATGACATCGAGGGCGAGATCGCCCGCATGCGCCGGGAGGATAAGAAGAATTCCTATATCTTCGGGAGTGCCGAGCTCACACATTCGCTTATGCAGGCCGGCCTGATCGACGAGTTGATGATCTGCTACGCGCCTGTTGCCATCGGCAAGGGCAACCCGTTCTTCAAAGGCAAGGTGAAGGTCGAACTGATCGAAGCCAAGGGGCTTGCCGGCGGCGGCGTGCTCGTGCGCTATCGGCCGGAAAACGTGAAGTGA
- a CDS encoding TIGR02186 family protein: MRGPVTIALLLLTAVNAVAQVAAPEDQTPLREALNIGISSTEIAIVPDFAGTDVTLFGAIENVDPALLAKGGYDIVVALEGPRDRITMRRKERVAGIWINRHSVVFEAMPESYSMASTRDIDKIARSSELVTHSVGLPRARIVPSSFSGRAEDVALYRDAFLKLKEDSRLYQTNPGGVKFVSSSLFAATIHIPADIPNGAHTIRAYLFREGRFFDEKTLQMSVVKTGVEEAITAAAFDQPLLYGMFSVLLAVLTGWTASLMFRRD; the protein is encoded by the coding sequence ATGAGAGGCCCGGTGACAATAGCGCTGCTGCTGCTGACGGCGGTGAATGCCGTAGCACAGGTGGCGGCTCCGGAAGACCAGACGCCGCTGCGCGAGGCGCTCAATATCGGCATATCCTCGACCGAGATCGCCATCGTGCCGGATTTCGCGGGCACCGACGTCACGCTATTCGGAGCGATCGAGAATGTCGATCCGGCGCTGCTCGCCAAGGGCGGCTACGATATCGTGGTGGCGCTGGAGGGCCCGCGCGACCGCATCACCATGCGCCGCAAGGAACGCGTCGCCGGCATCTGGATCAATCGCCATTCGGTGGTGTTCGAGGCGATGCCGGAATCCTATTCGATGGCCTCGACGCGCGACATAGACAAGATCGCGCGCAGCAGTGAACTCGTGACCCATTCCGTCGGACTGCCGCGCGCGCGCATCGTGCCGTCGTCCTTCTCGGGCCGGGCCGAGGATGTGGCGCTCTATCGCGACGCGTTCCTGAAGCTGAAGGAGGATTCGCGCCTCTACCAGACCAATCCCGGCGGCGTGAAATTCGTCTCCTCGTCGCTCTTCGCCGCGACGATCCATATCCCTGCGGATATCCCGAATGGTGCGCACACCATCCGCGCCTACCTGTTCAGGGAAGGCCGCTTCTTCGACGAGAAGACGCTACAGATGAGCGTCGTCAAGACGGGCGTCGAGGAGGCCATAACCGCCGCCGCCTTCGACCAGCCGCTGCTCTACGGGATGTTTTCCGTGCTGCTCGCGGTGCTTACCGGATGGACGGCGAGCCTGATGTTCCGGCGGGATTGA